The genomic interval GACCAGACCCACCGAGAGAGCCTTCTGGTCCCGCACTGCTTCCTCGACCCACCGGAGCGCCTCGTCGAGCGACGAGGTGCTTCGGTCCAGGTACTTCGTGTCGACCCGGCGCTTCACCCGCGAAGGATCGACCTCGACCACCAGGGACACGCCCTCGTTCATCGTGACCGCCAAGGGCTGCGCTCCGCCCATGCCCCCGAGTCCGGCCGTGAGGAGCCAGCGGCCGCGGAGCGACCCGCCCCAATGTCGCCGGGCCGCCGCGGCGAAGGTCTCGTACGTTCCCTGGAGGATTCCCTGTGTGCCGATGTAGATCCAGGAGCCGGCCGTCATCTGGCCGTACATCGTCAGCCCCTTCGCTTCGAGCGCTCGGAATTCGTCCCACGTGGCCCACGCGGGGACGAGGAGCGAATTCGCGATCAAGACCCGCGGAGCGTCCGGATGCGTGCGCGCGACCGCCACCGGCTTTCCCGACTGGACGAGCAGCGTCTCGTCGGGCTCGAGCGCTCGAAGCGCGCGCACGATCGCGTGAAAGGCCGGCCACGATCGGGCGGCCCGCCCCGTGCCGCCGTAGACGACGAGCTCTTGCGGCCGCTCCGCGACGTCGGGGTCGAGGTTGTTCATGAGCATGCGGAGGGCCGCTTCCTGATGCCAACCCTTGCACGATCGGTTCGGACCTCTCGGGGCGCGGACCGGCTCGGAAGGCGGCTCTCCGAGGAGCGGGCCCACGGAAGCCGGGACGGCGCGAATCACGGCGGGCTCACTCCTCACGCGCGCCACTCAAAATTGCGGGACGCGCGCGGCGTCCGCCGCGGCCCCGCCCACGATCCACTCGTCCAGAGCCGCGAGGTCCCGGTCCTGCCGGCGATCCTCCGCAAGCTTGGGCACGCGCTGGCGCACGCCGCGAAGCAGCTCCTCGAGGCGCTCGCTCGACCGTAGCGGGCGGAGAAACTCGATCCCCTGCGCGGCGCAGAGGATCTCGGCCGCCACGATGCGGCGCACGTTCCGCACCAGGGCGAGCGCCTTCATCGCGGCGTGCATCGACATGCTCACGTGGTCCTCCTGGCCCGCCGAGGTCGGAATCGAGTCGATGCAGGCGGGCTGCGCCAGCATTCGATTCTCGGCCACGAGCGCGGCCTGGAGATACTGGACGATCATGAGACCCGAGCTCACGCCGGCCTCCGGGCTCAGGAAGGCCGGAAGCCCGCTCTTCTCAGGATCGAGGAGCAGGAACGTCCGGCGCTCGGCGATCGAGCCGACCTCCGCCATTCCGATCGCCAGGAAGTCGAGCGCCTGCGACAGCGGCTGGCCGTGAAAGTTTCCCGCCGAGAGGACCTCCTCGGTTTCAGGAAAGCAGAGTGGGTTGTCGGTGACGCTGTTCACTTCGGTCAAAACGGTCTCGCGCGCGTGGCGGAAGGCGTCGATGGACGCTCCCAATACTTGAGGCGCGCATCGGAACGAGTAGGGGTCTTGGACCCGCCCGCACCCCGCGTGGGAAGCGACGATCGCGCTCCCCTCGAGAAGCCCTCGGATCGCGGCCGCGGAGTCGATCTGACCCCGATGCGGCCGAAGCTCGTGGACGCGGGGATCGAACGGCTTGGACGAGCCGCGGAGCGCGTCGACCGAGAGCGCGCACGCGGCGTGCGCCGTTCGCAGGACATCGGCGCCCTCGAGGAGCGCTTGGACCCCGACCGCGCTCGAGGCCT from Candidatus Eisenbacteria bacterium carries:
- the hutH gene encoding histidine ammonia-lyase; this translates as MPRVKAALVELGGPRLTLEGLRSLAGGAPAALGPETRKRVKPARELIDRAVSSGAPVYGVNTGFGALKSVRIADADVGRLQVNLLRSHAAGAGPELERPAVRLMLALRAHSLALGASGVRPELLEHLVSMLERDLLPIVPSRGSLGASGDLIPLAHLGLGVIGEGELRRNGRVGPAADQYRDAGLDPLPLAAKEGLALINGTQASSAVGVQALLEGADVLRTAHAACALSVDALRGSSKPFDPRVHELRPHRGQIDSAAAIRGLLEGSAIVASHAGCGRVQDPYSFRCAPQVLGASIDAFRHARETVLTEVNSVTDNPLCFPETEEVLSAGNFHGQPLSQALDFLAIGMAEVGSIAERRTFLLLDPEKSGLPAFLSPEAGVSSGLMIVQYLQAALVAENRMLAQPACIDSIPTSAGQEDHVSMSMHAAMKALALVRNVRRIVAAEILCAAQGIEFLRPLRSSERLEELLRGVRQRVPKLAEDRRQDRDLAALDEWIVGGAAADAARVPQF